The following are from one region of the Stanieria cyanosphaera PCC 7437 genome:
- a CDS encoding SDR family oxidoreductase, whose translation MNSISGKSVIITGASSGIGEATAKMLAERGAKLMLAARREERLQDLVSKIEQAGGTATYQTVDVTNYQQMQALAQTTLDKYGKIDVLLNNAGLMPLSRLDKLRVEEWDKIVDVNIKGVLYGIAAVLPIMQSAKNGHIINISSVAGHVVFPGGAVYCGSKFAVRAISEGLRQEVGADIRCTIISPGAVATELTNSIQDTEASQNIEAIYQEAIDADAIARAIVYALEQPPEVDVNEILIRPTAQAL comes from the coding sequence ATGAACTCTATTTCTGGAAAAAGTGTAATTATTACTGGTGCTAGTAGTGGTATTGGCGAAGCTACAGCTAAAATGCTTGCTGAACGTGGAGCTAAATTAATGTTAGCAGCACGTCGTGAAGAACGGCTACAAGATTTGGTAAGTAAAATCGAACAAGCAGGAGGAACGGCGACTTATCAAACAGTTGATGTGACTAATTATCAGCAAATGCAAGCTTTGGCTCAAACAACCCTTGATAAATATGGCAAAATCGATGTTTTGCTCAATAATGCTGGCTTAATGCCTTTATCCCGCCTTGATAAATTGAGAGTTGAGGAATGGGACAAGATTGTTGATGTAAATATTAAAGGTGTTTTATACGGAATTGCTGCGGTGTTACCGATCATGCAATCTGCTAAGAACGGTCATATTATTAATATTTCCTCAGTGGCTGGTCACGTAGTCTTTCCAGGTGGTGCGGTTTATTGTGGTAGTAAATTTGCAGTACGAGCAATTTCTGAAGGTTTACGTCAAGAAGTTGGTGCAGATATTCGTTGCACAATTATCTCTCCAGGTGCAGTAGCTACTGAATTAACTAATTCAATTCAAGATACAGAAGCTTCTCAAAATATCGAAGCAATTTATCAAGAAGCTATTGATGCAGATGCGATCGCTCGTGCGATTGTGTATGCTCTCGAACAGCCTCCTGAAGTTGATGTTAATGAAATTTTGATTCGTCCCACTGCTCAAGCTTTATAG
- a CDS encoding sll1863 family stress response protein — protein sequence MNNYINNKQLYQQKLKVQIDKLNVHIAELKTHVEHTKTDVSNQYQSKLEELYTKRELAQIKFQELQQTSEEAWEEMKQGLEKALAELNQAWKNAIYKFK from the coding sequence ATGAATAATTATATTAATAACAAACAACTTTATCAACAAAAACTTAAAGTACAAATTGACAAACTAAATGTTCACATTGCAGAACTTAAAACCCATGTTGAACATACTAAGACTGATGTCTCAAATCAATATCAAAGTAAATTAGAAGAACTATATACGAAACGCGAACTTGCCCAAATTAAATTCCAAGAACTACAACAAACTAGTGAGGAAGCTTGGGAAGAAATGAAACAAGGACTTGAAAAAGCTTTGGCTGAACTAAATCAAGCCTGGAAAAATGCGATTTATAAATTCAAATAA
- a CDS encoding SDR family NAD(P)-dependent oxidoreductase — translation MRRLEGKVAIVTGAGTGIGEAIAHKFAKEGAKVVVNGFSYDPVDDVVASIKEYGGEAVACCGDVSEEKDALKCIQTAIDQYDKLDILVNNAGVFLATAETQDYPIDVFDQTLKMNLRSAFVMTKYALPYLQRTKGNIVCAGSEAGFNGLAQNTPYGGTKGWMHSFVKGVAVEQAKYGVRANCYCPGAIDTAWTHKETGPMDAEMEKMLIEATPMARRGTPEEIANVCAFLASDEASYVTGALWLADGGVTVAKGSVGQQTPQQLRQQPQGELRLDHSKEGLANKQTQTIK, via the coding sequence ATGAGACGTTTGGAAGGAAAAGTAGCAATTGTCACTGGTGCTGGTACGGGCATTGGAGAAGCGATCGCTCATAAATTTGCCAAAGAAGGAGCTAAAGTAGTAGTTAACGGGTTTTCTTACGATCCCGTCGATGATGTGGTAGCTTCGATTAAAGAATATGGTGGTGAAGCAGTTGCTTGTTGTGGTGATGTATCGGAAGAAAAAGACGCTCTAAAATGTATTCAAACCGCGATCGACCAATACGACAAGTTGGATATTTTAGTTAATAATGCGGGGGTTTTCCTCGCTACAGCAGAAACTCAAGATTACCCTATAGATGTTTTCGATCAAACTCTAAAAATGAACTTGCGTTCTGCTTTTGTTATGACCAAATACGCTCTCCCTTATCTGCAAAGAACCAAAGGTAACATTGTCTGTGCAGGTTCAGAAGCAGGTTTTAATGGCTTAGCCCAAAATACTCCTTATGGTGGCACTAAGGGATGGATGCATTCTTTTGTGAAAGGAGTTGCAGTCGAACAAGCCAAATACGGAGTTCGAGCTAATTGTTACTGTCCTGGTGCTATTGATACTGCTTGGACACACAAAGAAACGGGTCCAATGGATGCAGAAATGGAAAAAATGTTGATCGAAGCTACTCCAATGGCACGCCGAGGTACACCAGAAGAAATAGCCAATGTTTGCGCTTTTTTAGCTTCTGATGAAGCTAGTTATGTCACAGGTGCATTATGGTTAGCAGATGGTGGAGTAACAGTAGCCAAAGGTTCAGTTGGTCAACAAACTCCTCAACAACTGCGTCAACAACCCCAAGGAGAGTTACGCTTAGACCATAGTAAGGAAGGTTTAGCTAACAAACAAACTCAGACAATTAAGTAA